One part of the Vibrio palustris genome encodes these proteins:
- a CDS encoding SirB2 family protein — protein MYEIFKQIHLSTIAISVTLLTVRYILMMMDSPKLNYKFLKVFPHINDTVLLLSGVVLVFITGFVPFTAAAPWMASKLMCVVAYIALGLFALKLGRNKLLRTFGFLGALGWLAMAGNIAVTKVPMFFN, from the coding sequence ATGTACGAGATTTTTAAGCAAATACATTTATCGACCATCGCCATTAGTGTGACACTACTGACCGTAAGGTATATTCTAATGATGATGGATTCTCCCAAACTTAATTATAAGTTTTTAAAAGTTTTCCCACATATTAACGACACCGTATTATTGCTCTCTGGCGTGGTATTGGTTTTTATTACAGGCTTTGTTCCCTTTACTGCTGCGGCGCCTTGGATGGCAAGTAAGCTCATGTGTGTGGTGGCTTACATTGCGCTGGGCTTATTTGCGCTGAAATTGGGACGCAACAAATTACTCAGAACGTTTGGTTTTCTGGGCGCGTTAGGTTGGTTAGCGATGGCTGGCAATATTGCCGTGACTAAAGTACCGATGTTTTTTAATTAA